In Flavobacterium hankyongi, the genomic window GGTAACGCAAACCATTTTCAGATTTGCTGTACTCTGCTTCAGCTTCTTCAGCAGAAAGTGGTTTTTCACCTACTGTTTGAATCCATCTTTTCAAAAATGCTGCTGGCAATTCTACTTGGTTGTTCTCAATTAAGAAAGTTGTAGCGTCGTTGTAGAATTTTTGATCTGCTTGTTGAGCAAATTGCTTTTCAGCATCTTCTTTAATTTTCGCTTTAACATCTTCTACAGAAGATACATTTCCAGCACCAAATAATTTATCGAATAATTCTTGGTTTAATTCTGCTGGCTCGCTAGTTGTTACTTCTTCGATTTTGAAATCAACATTGATATCTAAACCGTGAACATCATCGTGGCCAACTTGTAAATAATCCATTAATTTGTGATCATCATCAAACAAACCTTTTGTCGAAACAGTTACAACATCACCAGCTTTTTTACCAATGAATGCTTTAACCGCTGCTTTACTTTTGAAAATATCCAAAGTGATTTGCGCAGGTGCATTGATCCCTTTTTCTTCATTAACAAAAGTTCCTCTGATATCATCTCCTTCTGCAACTTCTGTTTTAGAAATCATTTTACCAAATTGTTTTTGAATTCTCACAACTTGCTCATCTAGCATTTTGTCATCAGCAACAATTTTGAAATATGTTAAATTGTTTTTACCCTCTAATTTAACATCAAATTGAGGTGCTAAACCTAATTCAAATTCAAATTTAAAATCTTCAGCTTCCCAGTTGAAATCTTCAGTGAATTTAGGTAATGGATTTCCTAAAATATCTAACTTCTCATCAACTAAGTATTTGTTTAAGTTTTCTTGTAATACTTTATTAACTTCCTCAGCTAAAACTGCTTTACCGTATTGTTTTTTTACTAAAGACATTGGCACAGCTCCTTTTCTAAAACCAGGAATGTTAGCACTTTTACGGTAGTTCTGCAAAACTTTCTCTACATTATCAGCGTAATCATTTTTTGCAACTTCTACAGTTACCACTGCGTTTAACGCATCGATATTGGTTTTTGTAATATTCATTATATACGTTTTTTACATACTAAATTTGGGTGGCAAAATTACATAATTTATACCACCCAACAAATTTTATTTAACTGAAACTCACTTTACAGATTCTAACACTTAAATTATTGCATTAAAGTGAGTTCTTGAAATCCTTGAAAAAGCTAATTTTTAACTGAAAAAAAATTAACCGTCTAAATATTAATCCTTTATAAACTTATAAAGTATCCATTGCGAAACCGACAATAGAATACTAAAAAGCATTGCTGTAAGGAAGCTATTTACCTCAAATCCGTCTACTAAATAATCACAAGTGTAAACCATCACAGTATTAATTACTAAAAGAAACAATCCCAATGTGAAAAAAGTAATAGGAAGGGTAAAAAACACCAAAACTGGTTTTACAAAAGTATTTAAAAGTCCCAAAACAACAGCTACTATTAATGCAGTTGTAATATTATCAACCTGAACACCAGGCTTTAGAAAATAGGACAATAATAACACTATGATTGTCGAAATAAGTAGTTTTTTTAATAAGTTCATTTTAAATTTTATTTTGAGTTAGTTCTTTAAAAAATGTATCGTTTTTTCAAAAAATTCTTTTGGATTTTCGGCATGAAGCCAGTGTCCTGCATTAGAAACGGTTTCTATTTCAGCTTTTGGAAAATGATGATAAATAGTTTCAAAATCAGCATCCAAAATATAATCTGATTTATCACCTCTTAAAAACAATGTTTCTTTATCAAAATGGTTTTCAAATGGTAACGCATCACCAATTACTGAAGTATTTTCAGTGAAGACTTTCAAATTAAACCTAAAACCTAATTGCCCAGGCTCAACCCAATATAAATTCTTCAACAAAAACTGACGTGTTCCAAAATCATGAATATAACCCGAAACAATTTCTTCAGCTTCAGCTCGAGAAGGCTTTTTAGAAAAATCAACAGCATTTAATGATGCTAAAATGGTTTGATGATGTGGCGCGTAAAACTTTGGACCAATATCTGCCACAACTAATTTATCTACCAATTGAGGATAATTTGTAGCAAGTAACATCACTACTTTCCCTCCCATAGAATGCCCAATAACATCTATATTTTTTAATTGATGATATTGGCAGTATTCTACAACATCCTTAACCATAAAATCATACCCCCAATCATTTGAATGGAAACTTTTCCCATGGTTACGTAAATCTAACGCATGCACTTGAAATCCTTGTTCAGCATATTGTGAAGCCAGAGTTTTCCAATTATCAGACATACCAAGAAACCCATGAATAATCAATAGAGGCTTTCCTTCTCCTACTATATTTGAATGCAGCAACATATTATTTTAGTTTTTGCAAATACATATTAACGACATTTTCTAAACCTAGATACAATGATTCAGAAATTAAAGCATGACCTATGGAAACTTCCATTAGTCCAGGAATATTCTTGTTGAAAAATTCAATATTATCTAAACTCAAATCATGACCAGCATTAATTCCTAATCCTAATTCATTAGCTAATTTTGCTGCTTCAACATAAGGCAAAATTCCATTCTTATTTCCCAAACCATATTCGTGTGCAAATGCTTCTGTATATAACTCTATTCGATCAGTCCCAGTTTCTTTAGCTCCTTCAACCATTTCCAAAATAGGATCAACAAAGATAGAAGTTCGAATCCCGTTTCTTTTAAATTCAGCAATTACTTCTTTCAAATACGATTGATTTTTAATCGTATCCCACCCAGCATTAGAAGTCAATGCACCAATTGCATCTGGCACAAGCGTAACTTGCGTAGGCTTACATTCTAATACTAAATCTATGAAATTGTGTTGCGGATTACCTTCAATATTATATTCGGTGTAAACTACATCTTTTAAATCACGAGCATCTTGATAACGAATATGTCTTTCGTCAGGACGTGGATGAATTGTTATTCCATGTGCCCCAAAACCTTGAATTTTTTTTGCAGCCTCAATTACACTTGGTGTATTTCCTCCACGTGAATTTCGCAAAGTCGCAATTTTATTAATATTTACGCTTAACTTACAATTATTATGTGTCATTTTGACGTCATTTTTATATGATTCGACAAAAATACGAACTTATACAAGGCTGTTATCTTATTTTTTAATTATTTTGCAGAAGATTACTACAATTCATTATGACCAATTTATCTGACTATATTACTCAAGATTTAAAACCTCTGGATATACAAGAAAGTATTGCTGTTGCTCAGGATTTTTTTCTTGACTTGCCTTTTTCACATTTTCCAGTTTTAGAAAATGGTATTTTTATTGGTAGTGTATCTTCAGAAGATGTAGAAAATTTTGACTCTTCAAAAAAATTAGTCGATTACAAATATTCTTTTGAAGGCTTCTTTACAAGAAAATATTCAGTTTTACTAGATGTTTTAGATGATTTTGCTAAAAATGAAACAACTGTATTACCAGTTCTTGATGAGCAAAACAACTTTATTGGTTATTATGAACTTGAAGATGTAATTAAGGTGTTTAATGAGACTCCTTTCTTAAAAGAATTAGGTGCTGTTATCATAGTAGAAAAAGACATAAACGACTATTCATTTAGCCAAATTTCACAAATTATAGAAGGGAATAACGCAAAATTATTAGGCGCATTTTTATCTAATACAGATACAGAAAAAGTTCAAATCACTATTAAAATTGCTGAAGGAGGAATAAACGAGATCATTCAAACTTTTCGCCGTTATGAATATGAAATAATCTCTGAACATCAAGAAGATGATTATTTAAAAACTTTAAAAGAACGCTCTGACTATTTAGACCGATACCTTAATATGTAATTTATGAAAGTAGCGATTTTTGGACAATTTTATCAAAACACTACTTCGCCCATAATGGAGCGACTTTTACATTTCTTAGAAATCAATAAAGTAGATTTCACGATAGAATCTAATTTTTTAAAAATACTTCAAGACAACAAAGCGATAACTATTGATTTACCTACTTTCTCATCATACAAAGATTTAGATAAGTCATATGATATGCTTTTAAGTGTTGGTGGTGACGGTACATTTTTGAGAGCAGTCACATATGTGAGAAAATCAGGTATTCCAATTTTAGGCATTAATGCTGGGCGCCTAGGTTTTTTAGCTAATGTTCAACAAGAAAATATTGAGAAAATTTTAAAACTCATTATTAAAAAAGAGTATAAAATCTCAAAAAGAACATTACTTAGTCTAAGTGGCACTCCAAAAATTGATGTCATAAGTGATTTAAATTTTGCCATGAATGAAATCACCGTGAGTCGTAAAGACACTGCATCGATGATTACTATTGAAACTTATTTAAACAACGAATATCTTACATCATATTGGGCCGATGGCGTTATAATTTCAACTCCAACAGGATCTACAGGATATTCTATGAGTTGTGGAGGTCCCATTTTAACTCCAGACGCTACAAGCCTTGTGATAACACCAATTGCCCCACATAATCTTAACGCAAGACCTTTAGTCATTCCCGACAACACAACTTTAAAATTAGTGGTATCAGGAAGAGAAGAAAATTATTTAGTTTCTCTGGATTCAAGAATTGCTTCGGTAAAAAATGAATCAGTATTGACAATTAAGAAAACACCATTCAAAATAAACATGGTAGAGATTCCAGAAGAAACTTTTCTAAAAACACTAAGAAACAAACTTCTTTTTGGGCAAGACAAACGTAATTAAAACTATATTAAATACTACGAAGCTTACTTTTTCGTTTAACTTGAATAAAATATAGAACTTTTATCCTTGAATGAAAGTTTTACTTTGTTAAGTGCCCATAATTAGTATATTTGCAACCTGTTATAAAAATGAAGAACTTTTTTTACATAATTACCTTATTATTAGCATATAATATTGCACAGTCACAAATTCACGAATTAGGCGTTTTTGGTGGTGGCAGTAATTTCATTGGTGATGTAGGAAAAACCAATTATATAGCTCCAAACGAACCTGCTTTTGGTATTTTGTACAGATGGAATAAAAGCCCACGATTTTCATGGAGAGCATCAGTTATTCAAGCTAAAATTTCAGGAAACGATTTGGATTCTGAAGTAGACGGAAGAAAAGAAAGAGGGTTGCAGTTCAAGAATACTATCACAGAATTTTCGGCTGGTTTCGAATTTGATTTTTTTGATTTCGACTTACACCAAACTGGCTTTTTTGCAACACCTTATATATCAACTGGAGTTAGTTATTTTTTAGCTGACAACTTATATGTAATTAATAAAAAATATTATAACGAAGACAACAAAGGTAAATTTGCATTGCCAATGATTGTTGGTGTAAAAATGAAAATTTCTGACAGTTTTGTTTTAGGAATTGAAAGTGGAGCGAGATATACATTTACTGATGATATCGATGGTAGTTTTCCTAAAAACAACAGCCTAAAGCAACATGCTTTTGGAAACACAAATAGTAACGACTGGTACGTATTTACCGGAGCAACATTAACATACACATTTGGGCAAAAACCTTGCTTTTGTGCTGACGAATAAAAATGAGCTTATTAAACAAAATTAACACAGAAAACCTACCTAAGCATCTGGCCATTATTATGGACGGTAACGGTCGTTGGGCCAAACAACAAGGAATGCTACGTGCTTTTGGGCATGAAAATGGTACAAAATCTGTGCGAACTACAGTTGAAGCTTGTGCAAAACTAGGGATAGAAAACCTTACTCTTTATGCTTTTTCTACAGAAAACTGGAACAGACCTAAATTAGAAGTAGATACATTAATGAAGCTTCTTATTTCTTCTCTTAAGAAAGAATTAGAAACCTTAATCAAAAATGATATAAGGCTTAATTCTATTGGCAATCTTGAAACCTTACCAAAAGGAGTACAAAAGGAATTAGCGGAAGTAATCGAAAAGACAAAAAACAACTCAAGAATGACTCTTACTTTGGCTCTAAGTTATGGCTCAAGGGAGGAAATCTTAAATGCTGTTAAAAAAATATCAGATAAAGTTAAAAATAATATAATTTCAATTGATGGTATTGACGAATCCATATTAAATAATCATCTTTACACACACAACTTACCAGATGTAGATTTAGTAATAAGAACAAGTGGTGAGCATCGCATCAGTAATTTTTTGCTTTGGCAAATTGCCTATGCCGAATTTTACTTTACAGATGTATTGTGGCCTGATTTTAAAGAAGAGCATTTATATGAAGCAATTATTAGCTATCAAAAAAGAGAACGCAGATTTGGAAAAACAAGTGAACAAATTAAATAATTTATTAAGTATTAAAAACAGCGTTAAATTAATGCTGTTATTCATATTTTTAGGTCATTCAATCAATACAAATGCTCAAGACAGACTATCTTTTGAAGATGGTAAATCTTACATATTAAAAAAGGTATCCGTTACAGGAAAAGTAACTTATAACGAACAAACCATTGTTACTTTCGCTGGACTTGAAAAAGGACAAAGAATAACTGTACCTGGAGAGGAAATCAGTAACTCTATAAAAAAACTTTGGCGTTTAGGCTTATATAATGACGTAAACTTTTTTGTAGACAAAATAGAAGGAGATAGTATCTCTTTAAATTTACATTTAACAGAACTTCCAAAATTGAAGGAAGTTAAAATTGTTGGTGTTAAAAAAGGAGCTGTTGAAAAATTAATAAAAGACAACAGTCTAACACCTGAAAAAATTGTAAATGAAAATTTAATTACAACCACTAAATATTATATTGAGAATAAATATAAAAAAGAGGGGTACTTTAACACAAAAGTTCATATAACAACTATTGAAGATACAGCGACAATAAACCACGTTAACATGCTTGTAAATGTTGATAAAGGCAGAAAAGTTAGAATCAAAAAAATCATTGTTGAGGGTAATTCGCAACTTACCGATGCAAAAATTAGAAATGCTATGAAAAACACTAAACAAAAAGGGTTTTTCAGAAAAGGTTTACTTAATGTTTTCAAATCTTCAAAATACATAAAAGAAAAATACAAGGAAGACTTAGGTACTATAGTAGACAAGTACAAAGAAAATGGTTTTAGAGATGCACGTGTTAAATATGATACTGTAAACTACAATAAAGAAAAAAACAATGTAACTATAAAACTAAACATTGAAGAAGGAAAAAAATACTACTTTGGTAAAATTGACTTTTTAGGAAACACCGTTTACAGTGATACATACTTGAACAGACAACTTGGAATAAACAAAGGAGATGTTTATAATGGTATCTTATTACAAAAACGAATTTCAGATCAATCAAAACCAGACGGAGACGATTTAACTAACCTATACCAAAACAATGGTTATTTATTCTCAAATATCAACCCAGTAGAAGTTAGTACTGCTAATGACACTATTGATATGGAAATCAGAATTGTAGAAGGTCCTTTAGCATATTTTAATAAAATATCTGTTGTAGGAAATGATAAAACAAACGACAAAGTAATTTATCGCGAATTACGCACCAAGCCTGGTGATGTTTATAGTAAAGAAACACTAGTTAGAACAATACGTGAACTTGGTCAATTAGGCTTTTTTGATCCTGAAGCAATCAAACCAGATTTTGAAAATGTTGACCCAGCTGCTGGAACTGTAGATATCAAATATAATTTAGTAGAAAAAGGAGCTAGTCAAATTGAACTTCAAGGGGGTTATGGCGGAGGAGGTTTCATTGGCACATTGGGATTATCATTTAATAACTTTGCAATGTCCAATATCTTCAAAAAAGATGCTTACAAACCTCTCCCTATGGGTGACGGTCAAAAATTATCTTTAAGACTTCAAGCAAGTACTTATTTTAGAACTTATAGTTTCTCATTTTCTGAACCATGGTTTGGAGGTAAAAAACCAATACAATTCTCAGGGTCAATTTCTTACAGCACACAATATTCAAACAATTTTGCAACAGGAAGAGTAGACAAAACTAAAAGTTTTAACATCTTTACAACTTCAATAGGTTTAGCAAAAAGATTAAAAGTTCCAGATGATTTCTTTGTATTATCACAAGCCATAGCTTATCAACATTATGACTTAAAAAATTACAACATAGGACTTTTTACTTTTGGTAACGGAAGCTCAAGAAACTTATCTTATACAATAGGATTAAGTAGAAACAACAAAGGTCTTAACCCTATCTTCCCTACATACGGATCAGAATTTAGTTTAAGTGGAAAGTTTACATTACCATACTCATTATTCAATGGTGTTGATTATGGAAACCTAAAAAATCTACCAGACTATAAATTGAAAAGTCTTTATTATATAGAGGAAGATGCTAATGGAAACATTGTTAATATTGGCGATTACATTGATGCAAATGGAAACAAAGTTAATGACCCAGCAAATGCAGCAGTGGATCAAGCAAAAGTTGATCAGAAGAAATTTAACTGGTTGGAGTATTATAAAATTAAATTTAAAGCAGAATGGTTTACACCAATCTATGAGAAACTTACGCTACGCACATTAGGAGAATTTGGTTTTATGGGTGCCTATGACAAAAATCGAGGATTGGTTCCTTTTGAGCGTTTTTATTTAGGTGGTGACGGAATGGCAAATTATTCTATGGACGGTAGAGAGACAATTCAGTTGAGAGGTTACCCTAACAACTCTTTAACACCTATAAATTCAAATGGAGAACAAATTGGCGCCACTGTATACAATAAATTCACATTAGAATTACGTTATCCTATTACATTAAAACAAGCAGCATCTATTTATGCGTTAACGTTTTTAGAAGCAGGTACGGCATACCCAGACTTTAAAAAATATAATCCATTCAACTTACAGCGTTCAGCAGGTGTAGGATTAAGAGTCTTTATGCCAGCCTTTGGATTATTAGGAATCGATTTTGGACACGGTTTTGATGCAGTTCCTGGAACAACAGTTAAAAATGGATGGGAAACACATTTCATCATTGGTCAACAATTTTAATTATATTTGAATAGTCTTTGAACATTTAAATACTGTTTTATGAAAAAAATAATTTTATTCTTTATTGCTATTGTAGCCGTTCATTCAAACGCTCAAAGTAAAGCAGGTGTAAAGATTGGATATATCGATATGGATTATATCCTTGAAAATGTTCCAGACTACAAAGAAGCAGCTTCACAACTAGAGCAAAAAGCTCAAAAATGGAAACAAGACATAGAAGTTAAGAAGAATGAAATTTCTAAACTTAAAGAAGGGCTTAAAAATGAAAAAGCGCTCCTTACAAAAGAATTGATTGAAGAAAGAGAAGGTGAAATTAAATTTCTTGAAGCTGATCTAATTGACTACCAACAAAAAAGATTTGGTCCTCGAGGTGATTTAGCTGTACAAAAAGAATCAATTATAAAACCAGTACAAGATCAAGTTTTTAATGCTGTTCAAGATATCGCTGAAGCTAAACAATATGATTTTATTTTTGACAAATCATCAGATATGACAATGCTTTTTTCGGCTAAAAGATTTGACATAAGTGATCAAATTGTTAGAGTAATTACTAGAGCTGAAAAAAGAGAAGAACTTAGCAATAAAAAACGTAAAGCTCTTGAAGAAAAACAAGAAAAACAAGACGAAGTTGCCGATAATCCTGCATTAGCAGAAAGACAAAGAATTTTAGATGAGAAAAAGGCTTTGCGAGAAAAAACAATTGAAGACCGTAGAAATACTGCCGCTCAAAAGAAAAAAGAATACGAGGAAAAAAGAAAAAAATTACTTGAAGAACGTAGCGGAAAGAAAACTGGCACAACAATTGATTCTACTTCTACAAAAAAACCAGAAACGGATAAACAATTAGAAAATTTCAATAAAATTGAGAATAAAAAAGCTGATTTAGATTCAATAAAAGCTGCGCGTGAAACTGCTAGACTTAAAACTATCGAAGATAATAAAAAAGCATTTGAAGCAAGAAAAAAAGCTTTAGAAGAGAAAAAAAAGAAAGTACAAGAAGAAAGGGAAGCAGCAGCTAAAAAAGCAAAAGAGACTAAAAAAAATTAACAGAGAACAAAAATTAGAAATTAATTACACTAATACTAAAAATGATGAAACAGATTAAAACTTTACTTATTGCAGCAGTAATGATGTTAGGGGCAAGCCAAATGAATGCTCAAGCAAAGACAGCTCATATAGATGTAAATGATTTATTGTCAAAAATGCCAGAAATGACATCTGCAAAAGCACAGTTAGAAAAATTAAGCAAAACTTTTGACGGTGAATATTCTACAATGGTAACTGAATACCAAACAAAAATGAAAAAATACGAAGCTGAAGCATCTACTCAAACTGAAACTGCAAACGAAACTCGTGCTAAAGAAATGCAAGATATGGGTCAACGTATCCAACAGTATAGAGATTCTGCTCAAAAACAATTACAAGATAAAGAAATGGAAATTGTTAAGCCTATCATGGATAAAGCTAAAGCAGCAATCATCAAAGTAGCTAAAGCAAAAGGATACCAATATGTAATGGATTCTGCTAGCTTAATTTTAGCTGATGGTCCAAACCTATTCGAAGATGTGAAAAAAGAATTAAAATTCTAATCACACACAATAATTTTTAAAAAACTGCGCTAAAATTTAGTGCAGTTTTTTTTTTACATTTGTTTTATGAGTAGTACAAAACCAATAGGTTTATTTGATTCGGGTATCGGAGGCACTTCAATTTGGAGAGAAATACATAATTTACTTCCACACGAAGACACCATTTATTTAGCTGACAGCAAGAATGCTCCTTACGGGAAAAAAACGAAGCAAGAAATAATAGATCTTTCTGCAAAAAACGTAGACTTTCTTTTAGAACAAGACTGCAAAATAATAGTAGTAGCTTGCAACACTGCTACAACAAATGCTATTAAAGAATTAAGAGAAAAATATGATGTCCCCTTTATAGGTATTGAACCTGCAATTAAACCAGCTGCAAACCTTTCCTCCACTCAAACGATAGGAATCTTAGCAACAAAAGGAACTCTTAACAGTGAGTTGTTCAACAAGCAAGTAGAAAACTACACAAATGTCAATATTCTTGAACAAGTAGGCTATGGACTAGTCGAATTAATTGAAGGTGGGAAAATAGATTCAGAAGAAATGCGTAATCTTCTAAAAATTTATCTTCGCCCAATGGTTAAAGCCAATATTGATTATCTAGTTTTAGGATGTAGTCATTATCCTTATTTAATTCCTGAAATTGAGAAAATAATTCCCAAACATGTTAGAATTATAGATTCTGGTCAGGCAGTTGCAAAACAAACAAAAGCTATTTTAGAAAAAAACGGATTATTAAATACATCTGAAAATAAAGCCAAAAATCTATTTTATGTTAACAGTGATGCTGCTGTTCTAAAAAACATTTTAGGTTTTAGCACGAATGTGTTCCAAAAAGATTTTTAGGAACTCAACCTAATAATTCAAATCAACTGTGATCCCGCTATGCGCTAAATCTTTTTTGTTGACTTCGAGAACCTCAATCAACAAAAAAGGATATCGCTTCTATCGGGGTTATTAATCGAGTTCAAACCTATTTGAACCAACTCGAATACATTACGTAATTATTAGATATACGCTCTATTTCCCCTGCAAAATCACTCTGATCAATGTCTTTTACTTTTTTTGCTGGTATTCCTGCATAAATAGTCCCAGATTCAACAACTGTATTTTGTGTAACAACAGAACCAGCAGCAATGATAGAGTTACTCTCAATCACACAATTATCCATAACTATAGCCCCCATTCCTATTAAAACATTGTCATGAACAGTACAGCCATGTACAATTGCATTATGTCCAATTGAAACATTATTGCCTATTACTGTTGGATGCTTTTGATAAGTGCAATGAATAATAGCGCCATCCTGAATATTGACTTTATTTCCAATTTTAATAAAATGAACGTCACCACGCAATACTGCATTAAACCATATACTACAAGATTCTCCTAAAGTAACATCTCCAACAATAGTCGCATTTTCTGCTACAAAACAATCTTCAGGAATATTGGGATACTTCCCATTTACTTCTTTAATTACCATAAAAACATCTATAAAAAAATTGTCCCGAATAAATCGGGACATACACTATTAATTATTAAGAGCTGGACAATTACAGTCGTATTTCTCTTTCTTACATCCAAAGTCATAACCCAAAGTAATTTGATGAAATCCTCCTGTATCAAATTTAATATCACCCATAACATTAGAATAAGTATAAGCAAACATAAATTGTTTATAATTAACACCTAAAATAGGAGTTATATATTGAAGCTTTTGATTTTTCACCTCTGTACCATCAAGATATTGTGCACCATCAAAGCTTCTTCTGTAAGAAAGTGCTGCCCATATCTTACCAAAATCTACTGGTTTATATACTTTCAAGTTTAAATCCAATGCTTTTTCTTTTGTTCTTTCAGTCAATTGGAATAAAACTGATGGCTCGAAAAGAAGTTTTCTTGAATTTCCAAAGTTATAACCAAAACTCATTAAATATTTTCTCAAGTTATCTGATTCATATTTTGTATATAAACCTCTACTTTGAAACAAAGCGTTTTTAACTGTAACATGCGCATAAAAATCAAAAACATTATATGAAGCTCCAAAATCTACATTCAAATATGAAGAACGTTGCATGATTCCTGCTATAATAGGATCAAAATCATTTTGATCTCTTAAAAAAGTTGTTTCATCTAATTGATTTTGTACTAAACCTCCGCTTAAACCAAATGACAACTGATTCAAATCGGTAGTACTTCTTGAAAACATAATATGATGAGCATAAGTAACCTTAACCCCTTTTTGTGCATGATAACCATTCTTGTCGTTAAACAAAATCACACCAATACCCGATTTCCCATCTCGATCAATAGCACCATTAAAACTTAATGTTTGTAATGCAGGTGCATCAGAATTTCCAAACCATTGTTGACGTGCAGTTAATCTAACTTTCGAGCAGTTAGCAGCTCCAGCCATCGATGGGTGTAATAAGTAATAATTATCAGAAAGATAGTCCGAATAAACCGCTATACCTTCTTGTGAAAAAGATAAGTTTGTAACAATCAAACCTATTAAAATTGCTATTTTTTTAAAGTTCATTATTTATCGTTTTAAAGAGAAATGGGATTTAAATTCTTTGTTTTGTCCTTTTTCTTGGTAGAATACCACAAACCAGTAAT contains:
- a CDS encoding BamA/OMP85 family outer membrane protein; translated protein: MKQLLAIKKENADLEKQVNKLNNLLSIKNSVKLMLLFIFLGHSINTNAQDRLSFEDGKSYILKKVSVTGKVTYNEQTIVTFAGLEKGQRITVPGEEISNSIKKLWRLGLYNDVNFFVDKIEGDSISLNLHLTELPKLKEVKIVGVKKGAVEKLIKDNSLTPEKIVNENLITTTKYYIENKYKKEGYFNTKVHITTIEDTATINHVNMLVNVDKGRKVRIKKIIVEGNSQLTDAKIRNAMKNTKQKGFFRKGLLNVFKSSKYIKEKYKEDLGTIVDKYKENGFRDARVKYDTVNYNKEKNNVTIKLNIEEGKKYYFGKIDFLGNTVYSDTYLNRQLGINKGDVYNGILLQKRISDQSKPDGDDLTNLYQNNGYLFSNINPVEVSTANDTIDMEIRIVEGPLAYFNKISVVGNDKTNDKVIYRELRTKPGDVYSKETLVRTIRELGQLGFFDPEAIKPDFENVDPAAGTVDIKYNLVEKGASQIELQGGYGGGGFIGTLGLSFNNFAMSNIFKKDAYKPLPMGDGQKLSLRLQASTYFRTYSFSFSEPWFGGKKPIQFSGSISYSTQYSNNFATGRVDKTKSFNIFTTSIGLAKRLKVPDDFFVLSQAIAYQHYDLKNYNIGLFTFGNGSSRNLSYTIGLSRNNKGLNPIFPTYGSEFSLSGKFTLPYSLFNGVDYGNLKNLPDYKLKSLYYIEEDANGNIVNIGDYIDANGNKVNDPANAAVDQAKVDQKKFNWLEYYKIKFKAEWFTPIYEKLTLRTLGEFGFMGAYDKNRGLVPFERFYLGGDGMANYSMDGRETIQLRGYPNNSLTPINSNGEQIGATVYNKFTLELRYPITLKQAASIYALTFLEAGTAYPDFKKYNPFNLQRSAGVGLRVFMPAFGLLGIDFGHGFDAVPGTTVKNGWETHFIIGQQF
- a CDS encoding OmpH family outer membrane protein, which encodes MKQIKTLLIAAVMMLGASQMNAQAKTAHIDVNDLLSKMPEMTSAKAQLEKLSKTFDGEYSTMVTEYQTKMKKYEAEASTQTETANETRAKEMQDMGQRIQQYRDSAQKQLQDKEMEIVKPIMDKAKAAIIKVAKAKGYQYVMDSASLILADGPNLFEDVKKELKF
- a CDS encoding PorP/SprF family type IX secretion system membrane protein gives rise to the protein MNFKKIAILIGLIVTNLSFSQEGIAVYSDYLSDNYYLLHPSMAGAANCSKVRLTARQQWFGNSDAPALQTLSFNGAIDRDGKSGIGVILFNDKNGYHAQKGVKVTYAHHIMFSRSTTDLNQLSFGLSGGLVQNQLDETTFLRDQNDFDPIIAGIMQRSSYLNVDFGASYNVFDFYAHVTVKNALFQSRGLYTKYESDNLRKYLMSFGYNFGNSRKLLFEPSVLFQLTERTKEKALDLNLKVYKPVDFGKIWAALSYRRSFDGAQYLDGTEVKNQKLQYITPILGVNYKQFMFAYTYSNVMGDIKFDTGGFHQITLGYDFGCKKEKYDCNCPALNN
- the murI gene encoding glutamate racemase, whose amino-acid sequence is MSSTKPIGLFDSGIGGTSIWREIHNLLPHEDTIYLADSKNAPYGKKTKQEIIDLSAKNVDFLLEQDCKIIVVACNTATTNAIKELREKYDVPFIGIEPAIKPAANLSSTQTIGILATKGTLNSELFNKQVENYTNVNILEQVGYGLVELIEGGKIDSEEMRNLLKIYLRPMVKANIDYLVLGCSHYPYLIPEIEKIIPKHVRIIDSGQAVAKQTKAILEKNGLLNTSENKAKNLFYVNSDAAVLKNILGFSTNVFQKDF
- a CDS encoding OmpH family outer membrane protein is translated as MKKIILFFIAIVAVHSNAQSKAGVKIGYIDMDYILENVPDYKEAASQLEQKAQKWKQDIEVKKNEISKLKEGLKNEKALLTKELIEEREGEIKFLEADLIDYQQKRFGPRGDLAVQKESIIKPVQDQVFNAVQDIAEAKQYDFIFDKSSDMTMLFSAKRFDISDQIVRVITRAEKREELSNKKRKALEEKQEKQDEVADNPALAERQRILDEKKALREKTIEDRRNTAAQKKKEYEEKRKKLLEERSGKKTGTTIDSTSTKKPETDKQLENFNKIENKKADLDSIKAARETARLKTIEDNKKAFEARKKALEEKKKKVQEEREAAAKKAKETKKN
- a CDS encoding gamma carbonic anhydrase family protein; the protein is MVIKEVNGKYPNIPEDCFVAENATIVGDVTLGESCSIWFNAVLRGDVHFIKIGNKVNIQDGAIIHCTYQKHPTVIGNNVSIGHNAIVHGCTVHDNVLIGMGAIVMDNCVIESNSIIAAGSVVTQNTVVESGTIYAGIPAKKVKDIDQSDFAGEIERISNNYVMYSSWFK